The following are encoded in a window of Chlorocebus sabaeus isolate Y175 chromosome 22, mChlSab1.0.hap1, whole genome shotgun sequence genomic DNA:
- the SEMA3B gene encoding semaphorin-3B isoform X3 — protein MGRDFTIFRSLGQRPSLRTEPHDSRWLNEPKFVKVFWIPENENPDDDKIYFFFRETAVEAAPVLGRLSVSRVGQICRNDVGGQRSLVNKWTTFLKARLVCSVPGVEGDTHFDQLQDVFLLSSRDHRTPLLYAVFSTSSSIFQGSAVCVYSMNDVRRAFLGPFAHKEGPMHQWVSYQGRVPYPRPGMCPSKTFGTFSSTKDFPDDVIQFARNHPLMYNSVLPIGGRPLFLQVGANYTFTQIATDRVAAADGHYDVLFIGTDAGTVLKVISVPKGSRPSAEGLLLEELHVFEDSAAVTSMQISSKRHQLYIASRSAVAQIALHRCAAHGRVCAECCLARDPYCAWDGVACTRFQPSVKRRFRRQDVRNGDPSTLCSGDSSRPALLEHRVFGVEGSSAFLECEPRSLQARVEWTFQRAGVTTHTQVLAQERTERTARGLLLRRLRRRDSGVYLCAAVEQGFTQPLRRLSLHVLSATQAERLARAEEAAPAAPPGPKLWYRDFLQLVEPGGGGSANSLRMCRPQPALQSLPPESRRKGRNRRTHAPEPRAERGPRSVTHW, from the exons ATGGGTCGAGACTTTACCATCTTTCGCAGCCTGGGCCAACGTCCGAGTCTCCGAACAGAGCCACACGACTCCCGCTGGCTCAATG AGCCCAAGTTTGTCAAGGTATTTTGGATCCCGGAGAACGAGAACCCAGACGACGACAAAATCTACTTCTTCTTTCGTGAGACGGCGGTAGAGGCGGCGCCGGTACTGGGACGCCTGTCCGTGTCCCGCGTTGGCCAGATTTGCCGG AACGACGTGGGCGGCCAgcgcagcctggtcaacaagtgGACGACATTTCTGAAGGCGCGGCTGGTGTGCTCAGTGCCGGGCGTCGAGGGCGACACCCACTTCGATCAGCTCC AGGATGTGTTTCTGTTGTCCTCGCGGGACCACCGGACCCCGCTGCTCTATGCTGTCTTCTCCACGTCCAG CAGCATTTTCCAGGGTTCTGCAGTGTGCGTGTACAGCATGAACGACGTGCGCCGGGCCTTCCTGGGACCCTTTGCACACAAGGAGGGGCCCATGCACCAGTGGGTGTCATACCAGGGTCGCGTCCCCTACCCGCGGCCAGGCATG tgcCCCAGCAAGACCTTTGGCACCTTCAGTTCCACCAAGGACTTCCCCGACGATGTCATCCAGTTTGCGCGGAACCACCCCCTCATGTACAACTCTGTCCTGCCCATTGGGGGGCGCCCTCTTTTCCTACAAGTTGGAGCCAATTACACCTTCACTCAAATTGCCACTGACCGGGTTGCAGCCGCTGACGGACACTATGACGTCCTCTTCATTGGCACAG ACGCTGGCACGGTACTGAAGGTGATCTCGGTCCCCAAAGGCAGTAGGCCCAGCGCAGAGGGGCTGCTCTTGGAGGAGCTGCACGTGTTTGAG GACTCGGCCGCTGTCACCAGCATGCAAATCTCCTCCAAGAGG CACCAGCTGTACATAGCCTCGCGGAGCGCGGTGGCCCAGATCGCGTTGCACCGCTGCGCTGCCCACGGCCGCGTCTGCGCCGAATGCTGTCTGGCGCGTGACCCCTACTGCGCCTGGGACGGGGTCGCGTGCACGCGCTTCCAGCCCAGTGTCAAGAG GCGGTTCCGGCGGCAAGACGTAAGGAATGGCGACCCCAGCACGCTGTGCTCGGGAG ACTCGTCTCGTCCCGCGCTGCTGGAACACAGAGTGTTCGGCGTGGAGGGCAGCAGCGCCTTTCTCGAGTGTGAGCCCCGCTCGCTGCAGGCGCGCGTGGAGTGGACTTTCCAGCGCGCAGGGGTAACAACCCATACCCAG GTGCTGGCACAGGAGCGCACCGAGCGCACCGCCCGGGGACTATTGCTTCGCAGGCTGCGGCGCCGAGACTCGGGCGTGTACTTGTGCGCTGCAGTCGAGCAGGGCTTTACGCAACCGCTGCGTCGCCTGTCGCTGCACGTGTTGAGTGCTACGCAGGCCGAACGGCTGGCGCGGGCCGAGGAGGCTGCGCCCGCCGCACCGCCGGGCCCCAAACTCTGGTACCGGGACTTTCTGCAGCTGGTGGAGCCGGGCGGCGGTGGCAGCGCGAACTCCCTGCGCATGTGTCGCCCACAGCCTGCGCTGCAGTCACTGCCCCCGGAGTCGCGGAGGAAGGGCCGCAACCGGCGGACCCACGCTCCTGAGCCACGCGCTGAGCGGGGGCCGCGCAGCGTAACGCACTGGTGA
- the SEMA3B gene encoding semaphorin-3B isoform X1 has translation MGRAGAAAMIPGLALLWAVGLGGAAPSPPRLRLSFQELQAWHGLQTFSLERTCCYEALLVDEERGRLFVGAENHVASLSLDNISKRAKKLAWPAPVEWREECNWAGKDIGTECMNFVKLLHAYNRTHLLACGTGAFHPTCAFVEVGHRAEEPVLRLDPGRIEDGKGKSPYDPRHRAASVLVGEELYSGVAADLMGRDFTIFRSLGQRPSLRTEPHDSRWLNEPKFVKVFWIPENENPDDDKIYFFFRETAVEAAPVLGRLSVSRVGQICRNDVGGQRSLVNKWTTFLKARLVCSVPGVEGDTHFDQLQDVFLLSSRDHRTPLLYAVFSTSSSIFQGSAVCVYSMNDVRRAFLGPFAHKEGPMHQWVSYQGRVPYPRPGMCPSKTFGTFSSTKDFPDDVIQFARNHPLMYNSVLPIGGRPLFLQVGANYTFTQIATDRVAAADGHYDVLFIGTDAGTVLKVISVPKGSRPSAEGLLLEELHVFEDSAAVTSMQISSKRHQLYIASRSAVAQIALHRCAAHGRVCAECCLARDPYCAWDGVACTRFQPSVKRRFRRQDVRNGDPSTLCSGDSSRPALLEHRVFGVEGSSAFLECEPRSLQARVEWTFQRAGVTTHTQVLAQERTERTARGLLLRRLRRRDSGVYLCAAVEQGFTQPLRRLSLHVLSATQAERLARAEEAAPAAPPGPKLWYRDFLQLVEPGGGGSANSLRMCRPQPALQSLPPESRRKGRNRRTHAPEPRAERGPRSVTHW, from the exons ATGGGGCGGGCCGGGGCCGCCGCCATGATCCCGGGCCTGGCCCTGCTCTGGGCAGTGGGGCTGGGGGGTGCCGCCCCAAGCCCCCCACGCCTTCGGCTCTCCTTCCAAG AGCTCCAGGCCTGGCATGGTCTCCAGACTTTCAGCCTGGAGCGAACCTGCTGCTACGAGGCCTTGCTGGTGGATGAGGAGCGTGGACGCCTGTTTGTGGGCGCCGAGAACCATGTGGCATccctcagcctggacaacatcagCAAGCGGGCCAAGAAG CTGGCCTGGCCGGCCCCTGTGGAATGGCGAGAGGAGTGCAACTGGGCAGGGAAGGACATTGGT ACTGAGTGCATGAACTTTGTGAAATTGCTGCACGCCTACAACCGCACTCACTTGCTGGCCTGTGGCACGGGAGCCTTCCACCCAACCTGTGCCTTTGTGGAAGTGGGCCACCGGGCAGAG GAGCCCGTGCTCCGGCTGGACCCAGGAAGGATAGAGGATGGCAAGGGGAAGAGTCCTTATGACCCCAGGCATCGGGCTGCCTCCGTGCTGGTGG GGGAGGAGCTATACTCAGGGGTGGCAGCAGACCTCATGGGTCGAGACTTTACCATCTTTCGCAGCCTGGGCCAACGTCCGAGTCTCCGAACAGAGCCACACGACTCCCGCTGGCTCAATG AGCCCAAGTTTGTCAAGGTATTTTGGATCCCGGAGAACGAGAACCCAGACGACGACAAAATCTACTTCTTCTTTCGTGAGACGGCGGTAGAGGCGGCGCCGGTACTGGGACGCCTGTCCGTGTCCCGCGTTGGCCAGATTTGCCGG AACGACGTGGGCGGCCAgcgcagcctggtcaacaagtgGACGACATTTCTGAAGGCGCGGCTGGTGTGCTCAGTGCCGGGCGTCGAGGGCGACACCCACTTCGATCAGCTCC AGGATGTGTTTCTGTTGTCCTCGCGGGACCACCGGACCCCGCTGCTCTATGCTGTCTTCTCCACGTCCAG CAGCATTTTCCAGGGTTCTGCAGTGTGCGTGTACAGCATGAACGACGTGCGCCGGGCCTTCCTGGGACCCTTTGCACACAAGGAGGGGCCCATGCACCAGTGGGTGTCATACCAGGGTCGCGTCCCCTACCCGCGGCCAGGCATG tgcCCCAGCAAGACCTTTGGCACCTTCAGTTCCACCAAGGACTTCCCCGACGATGTCATCCAGTTTGCGCGGAACCACCCCCTCATGTACAACTCTGTCCTGCCCATTGGGGGGCGCCCTCTTTTCCTACAAGTTGGAGCCAATTACACCTTCACTCAAATTGCCACTGACCGGGTTGCAGCCGCTGACGGACACTATGACGTCCTCTTCATTGGCACAG ACGCTGGCACGGTACTGAAGGTGATCTCGGTCCCCAAAGGCAGTAGGCCCAGCGCAGAGGGGCTGCTCTTGGAGGAGCTGCACGTGTTTGAG GACTCGGCCGCTGTCACCAGCATGCAAATCTCCTCCAAGAGG CACCAGCTGTACATAGCCTCGCGGAGCGCGGTGGCCCAGATCGCGTTGCACCGCTGCGCTGCCCACGGCCGCGTCTGCGCCGAATGCTGTCTGGCGCGTGACCCCTACTGCGCCTGGGACGGGGTCGCGTGCACGCGCTTCCAGCCCAGTGTCAAGAG GCGGTTCCGGCGGCAAGACGTAAGGAATGGCGACCCCAGCACGCTGTGCTCGGGAG ACTCGTCTCGTCCCGCGCTGCTGGAACACAGAGTGTTCGGCGTGGAGGGCAGCAGCGCCTTTCTCGAGTGTGAGCCCCGCTCGCTGCAGGCGCGCGTGGAGTGGACTTTCCAGCGCGCAGGGGTAACAACCCATACCCAG GTGCTGGCACAGGAGCGCACCGAGCGCACCGCCCGGGGACTATTGCTTCGCAGGCTGCGGCGCCGAGACTCGGGCGTGTACTTGTGCGCTGCAGTCGAGCAGGGCTTTACGCAACCGCTGCGTCGCCTGTCGCTGCACGTGTTGAGTGCTACGCAGGCCGAACGGCTGGCGCGGGCCGAGGAGGCTGCGCCCGCCGCACCGCCGGGCCCCAAACTCTGGTACCGGGACTTTCTGCAGCTGGTGGAGCCGGGCGGCGGTGGCAGCGCGAACTCCCTGCGCATGTGTCGCCCACAGCCTGCGCTGCAGTCACTGCCCCCGGAGTCGCGGAGGAAGGGCCGCAACCGGCGGACCCACGCTCCTGAGCCACGCGCTGAGCGGGGGCCGCGCAGCGTAACGCACTGGTGA
- the SEMA3B gene encoding semaphorin-3B isoform X4 — translation MNDVRRAFLGPFAHKEGPMHQWVSYQGRVPYPRPGMCPSKTFGTFSSTKDFPDDVIQFARNHPLMYNSVLPIGGRPLFLQVGANYTFTQIATDRVAAADGHYDVLFIGTDAGTVLKVISVPKGSRPSAEGLLLEELHVFEDSAAVTSMQISSKRHQLYIASRSAVAQIALHRCAAHGRVCAECCLARDPYCAWDGVACTRFQPSVKRRFRRQDVRNGDPSTLCSGDSSRPALLEHRVFGVEGSSAFLECEPRSLQARVEWTFQRAGVTTHTQVLAQERTERTARGLLLRRLRRRDSGVYLCAAVEQGFTQPLRRLSLHVLSATQAERLARAEEAAPAAPPGPKLWYRDFLQLVEPGGGGSANSLRMCRPQPALQSLPPESRRKGRNRRTHAPEPRAERGPRSVTHW, via the exons ATGAACGACGTGCGCCGGGCCTTCCTGGGACCCTTTGCACACAAGGAGGGGCCCATGCACCAGTGGGTGTCATACCAGGGTCGCGTCCCCTACCCGCGGCCAGGCATG tgcCCCAGCAAGACCTTTGGCACCTTCAGTTCCACCAAGGACTTCCCCGACGATGTCATCCAGTTTGCGCGGAACCACCCCCTCATGTACAACTCTGTCCTGCCCATTGGGGGGCGCCCTCTTTTCCTACAAGTTGGAGCCAATTACACCTTCACTCAAATTGCCACTGACCGGGTTGCAGCCGCTGACGGACACTATGACGTCCTCTTCATTGGCACAG ACGCTGGCACGGTACTGAAGGTGATCTCGGTCCCCAAAGGCAGTAGGCCCAGCGCAGAGGGGCTGCTCTTGGAGGAGCTGCACGTGTTTGAG GACTCGGCCGCTGTCACCAGCATGCAAATCTCCTCCAAGAGG CACCAGCTGTACATAGCCTCGCGGAGCGCGGTGGCCCAGATCGCGTTGCACCGCTGCGCTGCCCACGGCCGCGTCTGCGCCGAATGCTGTCTGGCGCGTGACCCCTACTGCGCCTGGGACGGGGTCGCGTGCACGCGCTTCCAGCCCAGTGTCAAGAG GCGGTTCCGGCGGCAAGACGTAAGGAATGGCGACCCCAGCACGCTGTGCTCGGGAG ACTCGTCTCGTCCCGCGCTGCTGGAACACAGAGTGTTCGGCGTGGAGGGCAGCAGCGCCTTTCTCGAGTGTGAGCCCCGCTCGCTGCAGGCGCGCGTGGAGTGGACTTTCCAGCGCGCAGGGGTAACAACCCATACCCAG GTGCTGGCACAGGAGCGCACCGAGCGCACCGCCCGGGGACTATTGCTTCGCAGGCTGCGGCGCCGAGACTCGGGCGTGTACTTGTGCGCTGCAGTCGAGCAGGGCTTTACGCAACCGCTGCGTCGCCTGTCGCTGCACGTGTTGAGTGCTACGCAGGCCGAACGGCTGGCGCGGGCCGAGGAGGCTGCGCCCGCCGCACCGCCGGGCCCCAAACTCTGGTACCGGGACTTTCTGCAGCTGGTGGAGCCGGGCGGCGGTGGCAGCGCGAACTCCCTGCGCATGTGTCGCCCACAGCCTGCGCTGCAGTCACTGCCCCCGGAGTCGCGGAGGAAGGGCCGCAACCGGCGGACCCACGCTCCTGAGCCACGCGCTGAGCGGGGGCCGCGCAGCGTAACGCACTGGTGA
- the SEMA3B gene encoding semaphorin-3B isoform X2 — protein sequence MGRAGAAAMIPGLALLWAVGLGGAAPSPPRLRLSFQELQAWHGLQTFSLERTCCYEALLVDEERGRLFVGAENHVASLSLDNISKRAKKLAWPAPVEWREECNWAGKDIGTECMNFVKLLHAYNRTHLLACGTGAFHPTCAFVEVGHRAEEPVLRLDPGRIEDGKGKSPYDPRHRAASVLVGEELYSGVAADLMGRDFTIFRSLGQRPSLRTEPHDSRWLNEPKFVKVFWIPENENPDDDKIYFFFRETAVEAAPVLGRLSVSRVGQICRNDVGGQRSLVNKWTTFLKARLVCSVPGVEGDTHFDQLQDVFLLSSRDHRTPLLYAVFSTSSIFQGSAVCVYSMNDVRRAFLGPFAHKEGPMHQWVSYQGRVPYPRPGMCPSKTFGTFSSTKDFPDDVIQFARNHPLMYNSVLPIGGRPLFLQVGANYTFTQIATDRVAAADGHYDVLFIGTDAGTVLKVISVPKGSRPSAEGLLLEELHVFEDSAAVTSMQISSKRHQLYIASRSAVAQIALHRCAAHGRVCAECCLARDPYCAWDGVACTRFQPSVKRRFRRQDVRNGDPSTLCSGDSSRPALLEHRVFGVEGSSAFLECEPRSLQARVEWTFQRAGVTTHTQVLAQERTERTARGLLLRRLRRRDSGVYLCAAVEQGFTQPLRRLSLHVLSATQAERLARAEEAAPAAPPGPKLWYRDFLQLVEPGGGGSANSLRMCRPQPALQSLPPESRRKGRNRRTHAPEPRAERGPRSVTHW from the exons ATGGGGCGGGCCGGGGCCGCCGCCATGATCCCGGGCCTGGCCCTGCTCTGGGCAGTGGGGCTGGGGGGTGCCGCCCCAAGCCCCCCACGCCTTCGGCTCTCCTTCCAAG AGCTCCAGGCCTGGCATGGTCTCCAGACTTTCAGCCTGGAGCGAACCTGCTGCTACGAGGCCTTGCTGGTGGATGAGGAGCGTGGACGCCTGTTTGTGGGCGCCGAGAACCATGTGGCATccctcagcctggacaacatcagCAAGCGGGCCAAGAAG CTGGCCTGGCCGGCCCCTGTGGAATGGCGAGAGGAGTGCAACTGGGCAGGGAAGGACATTGGT ACTGAGTGCATGAACTTTGTGAAATTGCTGCACGCCTACAACCGCACTCACTTGCTGGCCTGTGGCACGGGAGCCTTCCACCCAACCTGTGCCTTTGTGGAAGTGGGCCACCGGGCAGAG GAGCCCGTGCTCCGGCTGGACCCAGGAAGGATAGAGGATGGCAAGGGGAAGAGTCCTTATGACCCCAGGCATCGGGCTGCCTCCGTGCTGGTGG GGGAGGAGCTATACTCAGGGGTGGCAGCAGACCTCATGGGTCGAGACTTTACCATCTTTCGCAGCCTGGGCCAACGTCCGAGTCTCCGAACAGAGCCACACGACTCCCGCTGGCTCAATG AGCCCAAGTTTGTCAAGGTATTTTGGATCCCGGAGAACGAGAACCCAGACGACGACAAAATCTACTTCTTCTTTCGTGAGACGGCGGTAGAGGCGGCGCCGGTACTGGGACGCCTGTCCGTGTCCCGCGTTGGCCAGATTTGCCGG AACGACGTGGGCGGCCAgcgcagcctggtcaacaagtgGACGACATTTCTGAAGGCGCGGCTGGTGTGCTCAGTGCCGGGCGTCGAGGGCGACACCCACTTCGATCAGCTCC AGGATGTGTTTCTGTTGTCCTCGCGGGACCACCGGACCCCGCTGCTCTATGCTGTCTTCTCCACGTCCAG CATTTTCCAGGGTTCTGCAGTGTGCGTGTACAGCATGAACGACGTGCGCCGGGCCTTCCTGGGACCCTTTGCACACAAGGAGGGGCCCATGCACCAGTGGGTGTCATACCAGGGTCGCGTCCCCTACCCGCGGCCAGGCATG tgcCCCAGCAAGACCTTTGGCACCTTCAGTTCCACCAAGGACTTCCCCGACGATGTCATCCAGTTTGCGCGGAACCACCCCCTCATGTACAACTCTGTCCTGCCCATTGGGGGGCGCCCTCTTTTCCTACAAGTTGGAGCCAATTACACCTTCACTCAAATTGCCACTGACCGGGTTGCAGCCGCTGACGGACACTATGACGTCCTCTTCATTGGCACAG ACGCTGGCACGGTACTGAAGGTGATCTCGGTCCCCAAAGGCAGTAGGCCCAGCGCAGAGGGGCTGCTCTTGGAGGAGCTGCACGTGTTTGAG GACTCGGCCGCTGTCACCAGCATGCAAATCTCCTCCAAGAGG CACCAGCTGTACATAGCCTCGCGGAGCGCGGTGGCCCAGATCGCGTTGCACCGCTGCGCTGCCCACGGCCGCGTCTGCGCCGAATGCTGTCTGGCGCGTGACCCCTACTGCGCCTGGGACGGGGTCGCGTGCACGCGCTTCCAGCCCAGTGTCAAGAG GCGGTTCCGGCGGCAAGACGTAAGGAATGGCGACCCCAGCACGCTGTGCTCGGGAG ACTCGTCTCGTCCCGCGCTGCTGGAACACAGAGTGTTCGGCGTGGAGGGCAGCAGCGCCTTTCTCGAGTGTGAGCCCCGCTCGCTGCAGGCGCGCGTGGAGTGGACTTTCCAGCGCGCAGGGGTAACAACCCATACCCAG GTGCTGGCACAGGAGCGCACCGAGCGCACCGCCCGGGGACTATTGCTTCGCAGGCTGCGGCGCCGAGACTCGGGCGTGTACTTGTGCGCTGCAGTCGAGCAGGGCTTTACGCAACCGCTGCGTCGCCTGTCGCTGCACGTGTTGAGTGCTACGCAGGCCGAACGGCTGGCGCGGGCCGAGGAGGCTGCGCCCGCCGCACCGCCGGGCCCCAAACTCTGGTACCGGGACTTTCTGCAGCTGGTGGAGCCGGGCGGCGGTGGCAGCGCGAACTCCCTGCGCATGTGTCGCCCACAGCCTGCGCTGCAGTCACTGCCCCCGGAGTCGCGGAGGAAGGGCCGCAACCGGCGGACCCACGCTCCTGAGCCACGCGCTGAGCGGGGGCCGCGCAGCGTAACGCACTGGTGA